GCAGCCGAGGGCAGGGCCTCCACTGCCTCGCCATGGCCACGCGCGGCGACCAGTGCGGCCGCGCCCGACCCGGCGACCAGCGGCGCATCGATCGCCGCCGCCGCCGCCGCAGGCGAAAGGCTGACGATCGGGGCCACGGGGCGGAGCGGGTCGCGGTCGAATTGCTGGACGAACAATTCGCCATGCCCGCCAGTCAGCGCGACGGCGACCGGACCGTCACCAGGTAGGCCGGCGGCGATCAGGGCGAGTGTCGACATGCCGGCGAGCGGCGCGTCCCAGCCGATCGAGAGCCCGTGCGCGGCGGCGATCCCGACCCGCAGCCCGGTGAAGCTGCCAGGGCCGCAACCGACCAGGATGGAGTCGGCCCGGCGCCCGTCGAGCAGCCGGTCGAGCAGCGGCATCAACCGTTCGGCATGGCCGCGCGACATCACCTCATCGGCCTGCGCCAGC
Above is a window of Sphingomonas glaciei DNA encoding:
- the tsaB gene encoding tRNA (adenosine(37)-N6)-threonylcarbamoyltransferase complex dimerization subunit type 1 TsaB gives rise to the protein MLLALDTATPACTAALFDADGTLLAQADEVMSRGHAERLMPLLDRLLDGRRADSILVGCGPGSFTGLRVGIAAAHGLSIGWDAPLAGMSTLALIAAGLPGDGPVAVALTGGHGELFVQQFDRDPLRPVAPIVSLSPAAAAAAIDAPLVAGSGAAALVAARGHGEAVEALPSAANALRLPASLRTLSARPVYARAPDAKPKAA